The region CTATAACTCCAAAGTTGAGGTAGATGGGAATTTAGAGACTAAAATTAAGGGATTATATGTTTTGGGAGATGGTTCTGGAGTTACACATTCATTATCTCAAGCCGCAGCAAGTGGAATTTATACAGCAAGAACACTTAATAAAAAATATAAAAATAACAAAACATGCTAATAATTTATAGAAAATAAGGAAAAAATAATAGGGAAGTAAGATATAAATATTTGATTATTAATATGTACCGCTTCATAATATTGAAATCAGTGGAGGGTAACAATGAAAATTTTAATAACAACAGACACTTACTACCCTATGATAAATGGTGTGGTGGTATCAACAAATAACCTCTATAGGCAATTAAAGAAAGAAGGTTATGATGTTAAGATACTCACCTTATCTTATAATGGAAATGAGTATATAGAAGGGGACGTGTATTATCTTAATTCCCGTTTTGCTAAAGTATATCCTGATGCTAGGATAATGAAGCCATTTGGAAATACAATAATAAGTAAAATAATAGAGTGGGGTCCTCAAATAATACATTCTCAAACAGAATTTTCTACGATGTTAGTGGCTAAATATATTAGGAGAAAATTAGATATACCCCAGGTACATACATATCATACAATGTATGAAGATTACCTTAAGTATTTCTTGGGAGGTAAAGTTATAGGAAAGGCTGCAATGGCCAGGATAATTAAAGTGCTATTTAATACATTTGATGAAATTATAGCACCAACAGAAAAGGTAAAAGATGCTCTTAGAAAATATGAGGTATATAAAGATATAAAAATTATACCAACGGGAATAGAGATAGAAGAATTTCAAGAAGATTTCAAGAAAAACGAGAAAGAGGAAATCTTAGGTAAATACGGATTGACGGGCAAAGATAATATATTAGTATATGTTGGAAGAGCAGCAGAAGAAAAAAACATACAGGAAATAATACAGTTATTTAGTAAAGCCATAAAAGAAGTAGAGGACATTAAACTCTTAATAGTTGGAGGGGGACCGTATCTTCCAGAACTTAAAAAGTTAGCTTCTAAATATAAAGTCCAGGATTTTGTGAAATTTACAGGTATGGTTAAAAGGAGCGAAGTACATAAATATTATAAGTTAGGATTTGCATTTGTAACAGCATCTAAAAGTGAGACTCAAGGATTGACATATATTGAGGCACTTGCTAGCGGGTGTCCAGTAATATGCAAATGGGATTTATGCGTGAAAGATCTGATTATAAATGGAATTACAGGTTTTACATATACAAATGAAAGACAATTTGTAAGAGCTGTGAAAATGCTAAAAACCAATTTACATCTCAGAGAACAAATTGCTTTTAATGCAAGAAAAAAGTCTTATTTATATTCAGAAGAAAAGTTTGCAAGAAGTGCCATGGAAGTTTATGAAGATTTACTTTTAAATAGAGTTGTACGGAGAAAAAATTTGGCCCAAATGATACGAACGATATTCTGAAAGTTAATAACAATATTCGATTTTTTGTTCCAAAAATAAAGACAAATTGCTTTTTTTATGGTATATTAGTTTTGGTAATTTTCTATAGCAATCTTTAAATTAGGATTATGAAAGTGAGGAGTTTTTATGTCAGCATTTATTGTTTTAGGCGCCCAATGGGGAGATGAAGGAAAAGGTAAGATGACAGATTATCTTGCACAAGGAGCTGACGTGGTAGTTAGATCTCAAGGTGGTAATAATGCAGGTCATACTGTTAAAGTAGGAGAAAAGAAATATGCACTTCATTTGATACCATCTGGAATATTGTATAAAGACAAAATTAATGTTATTGGAAATGGTGTTGTGCTAGATCCAAAAGCTATGTTTGAGGAAATAAATTATTTAGAAGAATTAGGAGTTGAAGTTACTCCCGAAAAACTGATGGTAAGTGATAGAACACATTTAATAATGCCATATCATAGAGCTCTTGATGGAGCTAGTGAAAAACATAGAGGCAAGAATGATATAGGAACAACGGGCAAAGGAATAGGCCCTTGTTATACAGATAAGGCAGAAAGGTCAGGAATAAGAGTTTGTGATTTACTGCATCCTGATGTTTTCAAAGAAAAGTTAAAGGCAAATTTGCAGATTAAAAATGCAATACTTACTAAAGTATATGATATGAAGCCTTTTGATTATAATGAAATATGTGAAGAGTATCTTGCTTATGGTGAAAAATTAAGACCTTTTGTTAAAGATACTTCTGTTGTAGTTTATAACGAAATAAAGAAGGGGAAAAAAGTTCTATTTGAGGGAGCTCAAGGAAACCTTCTTGATATAGATTATGGAACTTATCCATACGTTACATCATCAAATACTATAGGTGGAGGAGTTTGTCCAGGTTCAGCAATAGGACCGACTATGATAACTAATGCAGTTGGAATAGCTAAAGCTTATACGACTAGAGTTGGTAAAGGACCTTTCCCTACAGAACTTCTTGATGATATGGGAAATAGAATAAGAGAAGCTGGTCATGAGTATGGAGTTACTACTGGAAGAGCAAGAAGATGCGGCTGGCTCGACATTGTAATATTAAAGCAGGCAGCTAGAGTATCAGGGCTTACAAGCTTTGCTATAACTAAAATGGATACACTTGCAGGCATAGAAAAAGTAAAAATGTGTGTAGGCTATGATTTTAATGGTAAAGTTATAGATTATGTTCCAGCTAGCCTTGAAGACTTAGCTTTGTGTAAACCAGTATATGAAGAGTTTGAAGGTTGGGATGCTAGTGTAGCTGATGCTAGAAGCTATGATGAACTTCCTACAAATGCAAAGAAATATTTAAAGAGAGTAGAGGAACTTACAGAAACAAAGATATCAATAGTTTCTGTTGGACCAGAAAGAAGTCATACTATAGAGGTTTCAGATATATAGAATAAAGATATATTATTTAGGCTATGCTTTAAATAGGTGCTTATTTGAAGCATAGCTTTTTTAGTATTGTATGTTAAAAAATATTTTGACAACGATAAAAACTTAGGTATAATTAAAGCATAGGTAATTAATAATCATACTCAATTACCGATTACTTAACTATATCAATATTAAATGGAAAGAGGTAATGCAAGTGGTAACTAAGGATATGACTATTGGTGAAGTTGTAAGAAATAATCCTGGTTCAGCTGAAATATTAATGAGTTTCGGAATGGGATGCGTTTGTTGTCCATCAGCTCAAGGTGAAACAATAGAAGAAGCTGCTATGGTTCATGGTTTAGATGCTGATGATCTTATTAAAGCTTTAAATAGTAATGAAGAAAAATAGCAAGTAAAAGATATGAAAAGTACCATCATTATTTAATTATTGATGGTATTTTTTTACTTTGAAAAATTTGTACTAAGTAAATGAGGTGAGAATATTGGACAAGATTGTTACTAAAAAAAATTATGATATTCATATATACGAAGTTGATTCTCATGGTAAAGCTACTATTGCATCTATAATGAGTTACTTAGAGGATTTAGCTACTTATCAGACTGAAAAATTGGGCATGAGTCTAAAATATTTTAGGGATAATAAAATTGCATGGGTAGTTTATAAATGGGAAGTACACATGGATAAATACCCTGAATATGGAGACAGGATAGAAGTTTCAACTTTGCCATATTCCATAAGAAAGTTTTATGCATATAGAAAGTATGAAATTTTTAATAAAGGCGAGAGAATAGGATATGCTAATTCACTATGGTTTCTTATAGATACTGAAAAGAGAAAGCCATGCAGAATAACCAATAACATATATAAAATGTACAACCTTACGGAGGAAGATAATGAGCAAATTCCTTTTGATAGACTTAGAAAATTAAAACAAGTTGATTATAAAAACAGTTTTAAGGTAAGATACAGTGATATAGATACCAATAAACATGTTAATAATGTAAAATACGTATCATGGGTATTAGAAAATGTTCCTATGGAAATTATAAGTGAACATGAAATTTCTGATTTGAAGGTTATGTATCAAAAAGAAACAGCTTATGGAGAGACAATTGAAGTAATGACTAATATGGAAGAAAAAGAGGGTAAGTATATTTTTAATCATTCAATAAACAATTCTGAAGGTGAAAGTTTAACTTTAGTAAAAACCGAATTTCGCAAATAAAATATATGCCTCATAACAGCCTTAATATTGCGATTATGAGGCATAAGCTATAAAGTGTATATGTCATAGGCATTTACCGGCTGTATAACCAGAGCTCCAGGCCCATTGAAGGTTAAAACCACCACAGTCACCATCCACATCTAGAATTTCACCGCAAAAATACAAACCAGGTATAAGTTTAGATTCAAGAGTTATATTATTTACCTCATGCGTATCAATCCCGCCGGCAGTAACTTGTGAGTTTGAATAAGAATTTGTACCTGAAACTTTAAATGTCCAGCACTTTAGAGTATTAAATATGTTTTCCTTCTCCTTAGAGGTTAAGTCAAAACAGCATTTGTGTATATTAGATACACCGCATTCTCTTAGAAGAATGGAAATCAATTTTTTGTTTATAATGCCTATGAGGGAATCATGTACACTTCTATAAGAAAACATGCCCCAGTGGTTTTCTAGATAAGTTTTAAGTTCTTTCATTGAAATGTTTGGAAGCATATCAATTTTTATCTGTACATCCTTTTTCTCCTTAATTCCGTAAGAGGCAATTCGGCTTAGTTGAAGTATTGGAGGACCGGATATGCCGTAATCTGTAAATAGAATTTCTCCAAAATCACTTTTTTCTTCTTTTCCATTCAATAATATAGCAGCGTTACCATCAAATTTTATTCCGGATAATGCTTTTAAGCTTTTAAAGTCTAGTTTTAGCTGTACTAAGGCTGGAACGGTCTCTATTAATTTATGGCCTAAGGCGTGTGCTATAGACATTCCTGAGCCGTCAGAGCCAGTTTTAGGCGAAGACTTACCACCAGCAGCTAGAATTACTTTATCTGCTATATAGTAAGAGTCATCAGAACAAATTACTTTAAAAGATTTATG is a window of Clostridium pasteurianum DNA encoding:
- a CDS encoding glycosyltransferase family 4 protein → MKILITTDTYYPMINGVVVSTNNLYRQLKKEGYDVKILTLSYNGNEYIEGDVYYLNSRFAKVYPDARIMKPFGNTIISKIIEWGPQIIHSQTEFSTMLVAKYIRRKLDIPQVHTYHTMYEDYLKYFLGGKVIGKAAMARIIKVLFNTFDEIIAPTEKVKDALRKYEVYKDIKIIPTGIEIEEFQEDFKKNEKEEILGKYGLTGKDNILVYVGRAAEEKNIQEIIQLFSKAIKEVEDIKLLIVGGGPYLPELKKLASKYKVQDFVKFTGMVKRSEVHKYYKLGFAFVTASKSETQGLTYIEALASGCPVICKWDLCVKDLIINGITGFTYTNERQFVRAVKMLKTNLHLREQIAFNARKKSYLYSEEKFARSAMEVYEDLLLNRVVRRKNLAQMIRTIF
- a CDS encoding adenylosuccinate synthase is translated as MSAFIVLGAQWGDEGKGKMTDYLAQGADVVVRSQGGNNAGHTVKVGEKKYALHLIPSGILYKDKINVIGNGVVLDPKAMFEEINYLEELGVEVTPEKLMVSDRTHLIMPYHRALDGASEKHRGKNDIGTTGKGIGPCYTDKAERSGIRVCDLLHPDVFKEKLKANLQIKNAILTKVYDMKPFDYNEICEEYLAYGEKLRPFVKDTSVVVYNEIKKGKKVLFEGAQGNLLDIDYGTYPYVTSSNTIGGGVCPGSAIGPTMITNAVGIAKAYTTRVGKGPFPTELLDDMGNRIREAGHEYGVTTGRARRCGWLDIVILKQAARVSGLTSFAITKMDTLAGIEKVKMCVGYDFNGKVIDYVPASLEDLALCKPVYEEFEGWDASVADARSYDELPTNAKKYLKRVEELTETKISIVSVGPERSHTIEVSDI
- a CDS encoding DUF1858 domain-containing protein, producing the protein MQVVTKDMTIGEVVRNNPGSAEILMSFGMGCVCCPSAQGETIEEAAMVHGLDADDLIKALNSNEEK
- a CDS encoding acyl-ACP thioesterase domain-containing protein → MRILDKIVTKKNYDIHIYEVDSHGKATIASIMSYLEDLATYQTEKLGMSLKYFRDNKIAWVVYKWEVHMDKYPEYGDRIEVSTLPYSIRKFYAYRKYEIFNKGERIGYANSLWFLIDTEKRKPCRITNNIYKMYNLTEEDNEQIPFDRLRKLKQVDYKNSFKVRYSDIDTNKHVNNVKYVSWVLENVPMEIISEHEISDLKVMYQKETAYGETIEVMTNMEEKEGKYIFNHSINNSEGESLTLVKTEFRK
- a CDS encoding NAD(P)/FAD-dependent oxidoreductase, with amino-acid sequence MDIIIIGGGASGMMAAITAKDCGFNPVILEGNDRIGKKILATGNGRCNITNENINFSHYHSTNPGFFEHVISEFSKDDTLSFFEMLGLPIISLESGKMYPLSLQASSVLDILRIALSEREIPVHTNSKVVKIYKEHKSFKVICSDDSYYIADKVILAAGGKSSPKTGSDGSGMSIAHALGHKLIETVPALVQLKLDFKSLKALSGIKFDGNAAILLNGKEEKSDFGEILFTDYGISGPPILQLSRIASYGIKEKKDVQIKIDMLPNISMKELKTYLENHWGMFSYRSVHDSLIGIINKKLISILLRECGVSNIHKCCFDLTSKEKENIFNTLKCWTFKVSGTNSYSNSQVTAGGIDTHEVNNITLESKLIPGLYFCGEILDVDGDCGGFNLQWAWSSGYTAGKCL